In the genome of Pagrus major chromosome 17, Pma_NU_1.0, the window TACAGAGTGATAATAATCGAatacaaaacagagagaaacatctcacaacaacagaaatactcacacacacaccatcacaatattattatcattgtagGTTAAATGAAATACACATATTAGTACCTAAAAACATATTACTAAGCCTTGTAACATagatattttgacatgtgacataaagaaaaggaaagatcTTCTAATGTGCGTTCTCGTGAATTTTTTTAACACTcaaatataatttttatttacatttttttgtgacctggaaaaacaataatgataatgatattccAAATGTCCAGTCAAATCTGTAATTTGGCATTCAGTGACAACTTTAATTAATTATCTCATACAGAATCAACATTAATCTTCAGGAAGATAATGGGCCTAAACTGTATGTGATGGTTTCAGATACTGTACAGGGGGGATACATGAATCCATGTGACATGAATCTGTTGATCAGCTAAACATCTGCAATATCAAATGTCATTGTTATAAAAGTTTGAAGCTCATGATCATGGCCTGTGCACGAACATCAGCTAAACATCATTGTTATGAATTGTGAACTTGCTCAGACCTAATCCAGTCTGGAACCATAGAcctccacctcacacacactcaggtacTCAGTTCTTCCAGGGATGACTATGGTCACATAGCGGCCGTCCGTCCTGTTACACTGGAAGTTGTGGGTGAAACCTCCAGGGATGCTTGAGATCACAGCACACctagcagaagaagaaatgactCAATTAACTCATCAAATGGTCAGTTAAATCAATAGATACTCcaaatgtttcacaaaataatttaatagaCATGAATCATCACCAAAACTCTTATTTCAAATGGatataattacatttctttttaaattgagCATAAATGTGTTGTTCCAAACAAACCCTCTGACACATAGACTTTAATCACAAACTTTAGAGGTCTTATTGATAACATGTTTATGTAGACAAAccattttttgaaaataatagAGCCTGTGGAGAGGTGCAGAAGAAATATCTCTTCTCCttatcaatattattatgattgtgaatcagtaATTAGAATATGTTTGTCAGGTCTTGAtagttttgaggaaaaaaacaacaacataaaaatggtAGAGTTGCAGTATGTCCCAAGCATTAGCAAAGTTAGCTAACGCTTGCTAGTActcaaactggcaaccacttgatgGGAAGAGGATTTGAAAAAGAGTGGTGTGGTGATGTGAATGCAATGGTAGGAGGGAGatgaatgccacatttagtgacTGAAAGTTATCAATGACACCTTTAAATCATAGTTGTATTATCATAAACAAGCTAACTGTAAACTACCTGGGATTGTTGATGCCATTGCTGTCAAGAGAATCTCCAATCCGGATCTCAGCTCCATTAAGTCTTTGGTGAGAGTCTTGGCGGTTGGTGACGCtaacagaaaacactttgtgtgttttgcccAGGTCCAGTCTCCACCAGGCGTTGAAGTTGTGGCCTGTGTGACTACAAGATCCCTGGTCCCAGACGCTGGCTCGATTCCCATCAATGGCGTTATTTGCAATGCCTGTGGAATGAAGTGAAGATTGCGAGGCTTTTCCTTGAAGTGCCAGGTTCTCTCCTGCACAAAGGACACAATTTCAAACATCAGCACTGACAGTTTTCATTGATGCAAGGGGTCCCCAATATGTGTTTGTCTTGAACATAAATCAGTCCCTCAAGGTAATTGTGATGTTGTGAATGCTTATGCCCACGAAGCTGACAAACGGTTCATGGTTGTGCAGAATTCTAAGGGATTTTCTTTGTGTGATCAAACTTCTGGGGTGACCACAGCTGTATGGAAAATGAGGCTGCAGCATCACCTAGAAAACCACATCTTGTGTGGCTTTGGCCTGATATTTAATTCTCACCAGTTGGGGCACGGTAGCCGTAGACTTCCACTTCGCAGAGCGTAAGGACCTTTCCTGAACCAGATATAGACACAATCACATAACGTCCCTCCACATGACTGGTTAAAGTGATTTTTAATGATCTGCCTGCTGAGATTCGAGGAATTACAGCAACCctagatgagagagagaggaaacagtggATGGATTTGTTTAATACTGCAGTATTTGAAGGTATAAAgcaatgtaaagaaataatacCAACACTTGGCCACTCTGCCAACAAACTGCATATGTCATCAAATTGAAAACTTCAATCATTCAGTCACTTATAAAGGAAATAAGTGGTAAATTGCACATCTCTGTAGGATCATCTTTAAGCTAACAGATCATATGATGAGTTGCATCGGGATCTGGGTGGATCATGTCCATGTTATGACCAGGGCCTAGGGGAAACCCTgctgcaacatgaaaatgagccTCCCCTCTGACCATCTcccaagcaccaccagcagcaaagtATTTTGAACTGGGAAGAGCTATTAAGAACTATTGGCTTTGAGGCAGGAAGCAATCAGCTCCCTGAACAACCTACATTCACTCAATTacccaaacacacctgcaaccaatcacacacacacacacaggtaac includes:
- the LOC141012550 gene encoding uncharacterized protein — protein: MKHISVMLLQLLLWTCSVNTYQNVALRGKATQSSRHVQPFGSANSAIDGNRESNFFDGSCSHTAEQTNPWWRVDLLGAYIVTSITITNRGDCCAEKINGAEIHIGNSLQDHGVTNPVVAVIPRISAGRSLKITLTSHVEGRYVIVSISGSGKVLTLCEVEVYGYRAPTGENLALQGKASQSSLHSTGIANNAIDGNRASVWDQGSCSHTGHNFNAWWRLDLGKTHKVFSVSVTNRQDSHQRLNGAEIRIGDSLDSNGINNPRCAVISSIPGGFTHNFQCNRTDGRYVTIVIPGRTEYLSVCEVEVYGSRLD